From Neobacillus sp. PS2-9, the proteins below share one genomic window:
- a CDS encoding DsrE/DsrF/DrsH-like family protein, with the protein MTDKKRTTIVLFSGDYDKAMAAYIIANGAAAYDHEVTIFHTFWGLNALRKDENIMVKKGFIEKMFAKMMPRGADKMGLSKMNFAGFGPKMIKDIMKKHNAMPLPQLIEMAQEQEVKLVACTMTMDLLGLKQEELLENIEYAGVAAYLADAENGNVNLFI; encoded by the coding sequence TTGACGGACAAGAAAAGGACGACAATTGTATTGTTTAGTGGAGATTATGATAAAGCCATGGCGGCATACATCATTGCAAACGGAGCTGCTGCCTATGACCATGAAGTAACTATTTTCCATACATTTTGGGGATTAAATGCCTTGCGTAAAGATGAAAACATTATGGTTAAAAAAGGTTTTATTGAAAAGATGTTTGCAAAGATGATGCCAAGAGGCGCAGATAAAATGGGACTATCTAAAATGAATTTTGCAGGATTTGGACCCAAAATGATTAAAGACATTATGAAAAAACACAATGCAATGCCATTACCACAATTAATTGAAATGGCACAAGAACAAGAGGTAAAGTTAGTCGCATGTACGATGACGATGGATCTATTAGGTCTAAAGCAAGAAGAACTTTTAGAGAATATTGAATATGCAGGTGTAGCAGCGTATTTAGCTGATGCTGAAAATGGCAATGTAAACTTGTTTATTTAA
- a CDS encoding MBL fold metallo-hydrolase, with protein sequence MSEQAAVKTVTVKELTRKILNHEEVFILDARNTADFDDWKIEGKNVHIINAPYFDLLEGVDSIVDKLPKDTAIYVVCAKGGSSEFVAEQIAEAGFTNVYSVEGGMKAYSEHLELKKIGDLKIGGAIYQFVRIGKGCLSYLVESQGTGAMIDTNRMLEQYEHHINKHNIKLTHVLDTHLHADHISGGRRLAENHGATYFLSPKDAEEVIFDFKPINDGDEYNVGETTIKAIYSPGHTIGSTSFLVDDQYLLSGDILFIDSIGRPDLAGKAEDWVGDLRNTLYHRYKDLPDELLVLPAHYMGINEMNDDGSISEKLSTLYKENHGLNIGDEADFRKTVTENLPPQPNSYQEIRETNMGKIAPNEEKQREMEIGPNRCAVR encoded by the coding sequence ATGTCAGAGCAAGCTGCAGTTAAAACAGTAACCGTAAAAGAATTAACAAGAAAAATACTGAATCATGAAGAAGTCTTTATCCTCGACGCTAGAAATACAGCTGACTTTGATGATTGGAAAATTGAGGGGAAGAATGTTCATATCATTAATGCACCATATTTTGATTTACTTGAAGGAGTAGATTCAATCGTAGATAAACTTCCTAAAGATACTGCTATCTATGTAGTTTGTGCAAAAGGTGGTTCATCTGAATTTGTGGCAGAGCAAATAGCAGAAGCAGGATTTACAAATGTTTACAGCGTTGAAGGCGGAATGAAAGCCTACAGTGAACATTTAGAACTCAAAAAGATAGGAGATTTAAAAATTGGTGGAGCAATATATCAATTTGTGCGAATAGGAAAAGGATGTTTATCTTACTTGGTTGAATCACAGGGAACCGGTGCTATGATTGATACAAATAGAATGCTCGAGCAATACGAACATCATATAAATAAACACAATATTAAGCTGACTCATGTATTGGATACTCATCTCCATGCAGACCATATCTCTGGTGGAAGAAGGCTTGCTGAAAATCATGGAGCAACCTACTTTTTATCACCAAAAGATGCGGAAGAAGTAATTTTTGATTTTAAACCTATAAATGATGGAGATGAGTACAACGTTGGTGAAACCACTATTAAGGCGATATATTCTCCTGGTCATACAATTGGCAGTACATCATTTCTCGTTGATGATCAATACTTATTATCTGGTGATATTTTATTTATTGATTCTATTGGACGTCCTGACTTAGCTGGTAAAGCAGAGGACTGGGTGGGGGATTTACGGAATACCTTGTACCATCGTTATAAGGACCTTCCTGATGAACTATTGGTATTACCGGCACATTATATGGGTATTAACGAAATGAATGACGATGGAAGTATTTCAGAAAAACTTAGTACTTTATATAAGGAAAATCACGGATTAAATATCGGAGACGAAGCGGATTTTAGAAAGACGGTTACAGAAAACTTGCCTCCACAACCAAATTCATATCAAGAAATTCGTGAAACTAACATGGGGAAAATAGCACCTAATGAAGAAAAACAAAGAGAAATGGAAATTGGTCCAAACCGCTGTGCTGTAAGATAA
- a CDS encoding redoxin domain-containing protein yields the protein MAILNKKNLMIVIALIGLIGWGIYDTSLSLSIKTEKSSEVKEAATTSKNLEIGLQEGNKAPNFGLKTLDGQEVKLSDMVGKKVILNFWATWCPPCKAEMPHMQEFYEKQKNNQVTILAVNLTTSEKSSDNIGAFVKDYGLTFPIVLDSEGQVGQTYQDVTIPTSYIIDTKGVIRKKIVGPMDKEMMTELLQSVD from the coding sequence GTGGCGATTTTGAATAAGAAAAATTTAATGATTGTAATTGCATTAATTGGTCTAATTGGATGGGGAATTTACGATACCTCATTATCGTTGTCAATTAAAACAGAAAAAAGTAGTGAGGTGAAGGAAGCTGCAACAACATCAAAGAATCTAGAAATAGGGCTGCAGGAAGGGAATAAGGCGCCGAATTTTGGATTAAAAACCTTGGATGGACAAGAAGTTAAGCTTTCTGATATGGTAGGGAAGAAAGTAATATTAAATTTCTGGGCCACATGGTGTCCACCATGTAAAGCTGAAATGCCGCATATGCAGGAGTTTTATGAGAAACAAAAAAACAATCAAGTAACAATTTTAGCTGTGAATTTAACTACTTCAGAAAAAAGCAGTGATAATATTGGGGCGTTCGTGAAAGATTATGGCTTAACTTTCCCAATAGTACTTGATAGCGAAGGACAAGTTGGACAAACATATCAGGATGTTACTATTCCAACCAGTTATATTATTGATACCAAAGGCGTTATCCGGAAAAAGATTGTAGGTCCTATGGATAAAGAAATGATGACTGAATTATTACAAAGTGTGGATTAA
- a CDS encoding DUF302 domain-containing protein, translated as MFHYTVESNKSLPEAVKAVEEALKEEKFGVLWSFNIQEKLKEKGVDLEKEFIVLEVCNPHEAKRVLMENNLVGYFLPCKVVVYRDEDQTKIGMPKPSALMSMVSDEKLGQIALDIEKRLISCLEKAK; from the coding sequence ATGTTTCATTATACGGTTGAATCAAATAAATCACTTCCTGAAGCAGTTAAAGCTGTGGAGGAAGCTTTAAAAGAAGAGAAATTTGGTGTGCTGTGGAGCTTTAATATACAAGAAAAGCTGAAAGAAAAAGGGGTAGACCTCGAAAAGGAATTTATAGTTCTAGAGGTCTGCAATCCGCATGAAGCAAAAAGAGTATTGATGGAAAATAATTTAGTCGGTTATTTTCTACCCTGTAAAGTTGTTGTATATAGGGATGAGGACCAAACGAAAATAGGAATGCCAAAGCCGTCTGCATTAATGAGCATGGTGTCAGATGAAAAACTTGGACAAATTGCCCTCGATATTGAAAAGAGGCTTATATCCTGTCTTGAAAAAGCAAAGTAA
- a CDS encoding MBL fold metallo-hydrolase produces the protein MTVNAMTSKEVTKKVFNKEPFFILDVRNVSDFQDWKIEGENFEYLNIPYFELLDGVEEILNKIPTDKEVLVVCAKEGSSVMVAEMLSEEGLTVSYLQGGMKAWSEHLEPVKVGDLKDGGEIYQFVRIGKGCLSYMVVSKGEAAIIDATRMTDIYLNFANSINATITHVFDTHLHADHISGGRVIAEKTNAMYWLPPKDATEVTFEYQPLEGGNDVTIGGTTINIHALYSPGHTIGSTSFVVDEKFLLSGDILFIDSIGRPDLAGMAEDWVADLRESLYKRYRELSEELIVLPAHFMIIDELNADGSVSEKLGTLFAKNHGLNIADENEFRKLVTENLPPQPNAYQEIRETNMGKINPDVEKQREMEIGPNRCAVR, from the coding sequence ATGACAGTTAACGCGATGACTTCAAAAGAAGTAACTAAAAAGGTATTTAATAAGGAACCATTTTTTATTCTTGATGTTCGTAACGTAAGTGATTTTCAAGATTGGAAAATTGAAGGGGAAAATTTTGAGTATTTAAATATTCCTTATTTTGAATTGCTTGATGGAGTAGAAGAAATCTTAAATAAAATCCCAACTGATAAAGAGGTATTAGTGGTATGTGCTAAGGAAGGTTCTTCTGTAATGGTAGCAGAGATGCTTTCAGAAGAAGGTTTAACAGTTTCTTATCTTCAAGGTGGTATGAAAGCTTGGAGTGAACACTTAGAGCCAGTTAAGGTCGGAGATCTAAAAGATGGCGGAGAGATTTATCAATTTGTACGTATTGGTAAAGGCTGTCTATCATACATGGTCGTTTCAAAAGGTGAGGCTGCAATTATTGACGCAACACGAATGACTGACATTTATCTTAATTTCGCTAATAGTATTAATGCAACAATTACTCATGTGTTCGATACACATTTACATGCAGACCATATTTCTGGTGGTCGTGTGATTGCTGAGAAAACAAATGCAATGTATTGGTTACCTCCAAAAGATGCAACAGAAGTAACATTCGAATATCAGCCTTTAGAAGGTGGCAATGATGTTACAATTGGGGGTACAACGATTAATATCCATGCATTGTATTCTCCAGGTCATACTATCGGCTCTACATCATTTGTTGTAGATGAAAAATTCTTACTCTCTGGGGATATTCTTTTTATTGATTCAATTGGACGTCCAGATCTTGCAGGTATGGCAGAGGATTGGGTTGCAGATTTAAGAGAAAGTCTTTATAAGCGTTATAGAGAGTTATCTGAAGAATTGATTGTGTTACCTGCTCATTTTATGATCATTGACGAATTAAATGCAGACGGAAGTGTATCTGAAAAGCTTGGTACTTTATTTGCAAAGAATCACGGTTTAAATATCGCAGATGAAAATGAGTTTAGGAAATTAGTTACCGAAAACCTACCACCACAGCCGAATGCTTATCAAGAGATTCGCGAAACAAATATGGGAAAAATAAATCCTGACGTCGAAAAGCAACGCGAAATGGAAATTGGACCAAATCGTTGTGCAGTAAGATAA
- a CDS encoding DsrE/DsrF/DrsH-like family protein, with protein MGGTKKKVEIIAANGGMFDAYKVFNIATAAAATDAEVCIFFTFEGLNLIHKEGYKNLPMPAGTEHFQEGFKKANVPPVHELVGTATEMGVKMIACQMTMDVMSLEKEHFIEGIDVGGAVTFLTFAQDADVTLTF; from the coding sequence ATAGGAGGAACGAAAAAGAAGGTAGAAATAATCGCAGCAAATGGTGGTATGTTTGATGCATATAAAGTGTTTAATATCGCAACGGCAGCAGCAGCAACAGATGCAGAAGTGTGTATTTTTTTTACGTTTGAGGGGTTAAATCTTATACACAAAGAAGGTTATAAAAATTTACCGATGCCTGCTGGAACGGAACATTTTCAAGAAGGCTTCAAGAAAGCGAATGTTCCTCCCGTTCATGAACTAGTAGGAACGGCCACTGAAATGGGTGTCAAGATGATTGCGTGTCAAATGACCATGGATGTAATGAGCTTAGAAAAAGAGCATTTTATTGAAGGAATTGATGTAGGTGGAGCTGTGACATTCCTAACTTTTGCTCAGGATGCCGATGTCACTCTAACCTTCTAA
- a CDS encoding CoA-disulfide reductase translates to MAKKIAIIGGVAGGATAAARLRRLDESSTIVLFERGEHISFANCGLPYYIGETIKDRQKLLVQTVEGMSKKFNLDIRNLSEVAGINRDKKTVTVKNLKTNEVYEESYDTLVLSPGAKPIFPPIEGINDATNIFTLRNIPDTDKIKNAVDQQHPQKTVVVGGGFIGLEMAENLAERGIEVTVVEMANQVMAPLDYEMASIVHDHLRNKGVILILEDGVKAFKDQGSIIELTSGTKLNSDLTILSIGVRPENQLAINAGLNVGDRGGIQVNEYLQTNDENIFAIGDAIEVTDYINGNAAMIPLAGPANRQGRIVANNIYGKAEKYKGTLGTSIAKVFDITVAATGNNEKRLKQLNVDYQAIHIHPACHASYYPGAESIALKLLFDPSNGKILGAQAVGKDGVDKRIDVIATAIKGNLTAFDLTEVELSYAPPYSSAKDPVNMAGYVASNIIDGDVAAVQWHEVDEIVKNGGLLIDVREPNERENGFINGSINVPLGEIREKIHTFPKNQTIYVSCQVGLRGYLAARILTENGFKVKNVDGGWKTYSSVINQKKKLDDTVL, encoded by the coding sequence ATGGCTAAGAAAATTGCTATTATCGGTGGAGTAGCTGGAGGAGCAACTGCTGCAGCACGTTTAAGAAGATTAGATGAATCATCAACAATAGTTCTGTTTGAACGTGGAGAACATATCTCGTTTGCCAATTGCGGTCTGCCATATTATATTGGTGAAACCATTAAAGATCGGCAAAAGCTACTTGTCCAAACAGTGGAAGGAATGAGCAAGAAATTCAACTTAGATATCCGAAATTTAAGTGAGGTTGCTGGAATTAATCGTGACAAAAAAACCGTAACGGTTAAGAATTTAAAAACAAATGAAGTATACGAAGAAAGTTATGATACCTTGGTACTTTCACCTGGTGCGAAACCAATATTCCCACCAATAGAAGGAATAAATGATGCTACAAATATCTTTACACTAAGGAATATTCCTGATACTGATAAAATTAAAAACGCTGTTGACCAACAGCACCCACAAAAGACAGTTGTTGTTGGTGGTGGTTTTATTGGTCTTGAAATGGCAGAAAATCTTGCCGAACGAGGTATTGAAGTAACAGTAGTTGAAATGGCAAATCAGGTTATGGCTCCACTTGATTATGAAATGGCTTCAATAGTTCACGACCATTTACGTAACAAAGGAGTCATCTTGATTTTAGAAGATGGTGTAAAAGCATTTAAGGACCAAGGCAGCATAATTGAACTTACTAGTGGTACAAAATTAAACTCTGATTTAACTATTTTATCGATTGGTGTCAGACCAGAAAATCAACTTGCAATTAACGCTGGTTTAAATGTCGGAGACCGCGGTGGAATTCAGGTTAATGAATATTTACAAACAAATGATGAGAATATATTTGCCATTGGTGACGCCATTGAAGTAACTGATTATATCAACGGCAATGCTGCGATGATTCCACTTGCAGGACCTGCTAACCGTCAAGGACGAATTGTTGCCAATAACATCTATGGGAAAGCTGAAAAATATAAAGGAACTCTCGGAACATCAATTGCGAAAGTTTTTGATATTACCGTTGCTGCTACTGGTAATAATGAAAAACGGTTAAAGCAGTTAAATGTAGACTATCAAGCCATTCATATTCACCCAGCGTGTCATGCCAGCTACTACCCTGGTGCAGAATCTATTGCTTTAAAATTGTTGTTTGACCCAAGTAATGGAAAAATCTTAGGTGCACAAGCTGTCGGCAAAGATGGTGTGGATAAAAGGATAGATGTAATTGCAACTGCAATAAAAGGAAACCTAACTGCATTTGATTTAACCGAAGTAGAATTATCTTACGCACCACCATATTCATCTGCTAAGGACCCTGTAAATATGGCGGGATATGTGGCTTCCAATATTATCGATGGAGATGTTGCAGCGGTTCAATGGCATGAAGTTGATGAAATTGTCAAAAATGGCGGGTTACTTATTGATGTTCGTGAGCCAAATGAGAGAGAAAATGGATTTATCAATGGTTCAATTAACGTTCCACTAGGTGAGATTAGGGAAAAAATTCATACTTTCCCTAAAAATCAAACCATTTATGTATCTTGTCAGGTAGGATTAAGAGGCTATTTAGCAGCAAGAATTCTTACTGAGAATGGCTTTAAAGTCAAAAACGTAGATGGTGGTTGGAAAACTTATTCATCTGTAATCAATCAAAAAAAGAAGCTTGATGATACAGTATTGTAA
- a CDS encoding sulfite exporter TauE/SafE family protein yields the protein MGIDFVITIFLIGFVGSFISGMLGIGGAIINFPMLLLIPASLGVAHFTAHDVAGITAIQVFFATISGVWAYRKGGYLNKTLIAYMGISILIGSFVGGFGSTLLPESGINIVYGVLALLAVIMMFVPKKGIDEISMEQVKFNKWLAASLALIVGVGAGIVGAGGAFLLVPIMLVVLKIPTRMTIASSLAITFISSIGATVGKISTGQVEIIPSLIMVVASLLASPLGVKLGKKMNTKVLQVILGILIFSTAVKIWIDIL from the coding sequence ATGGGTATCGATTTTGTCATTACCATATTCTTAATTGGTTTTGTAGGCTCATTTATTTCTGGAATGTTAGGAATCGGTGGCGCCATTATTAATTTCCCCATGCTATTGCTTATCCCAGCTTCTCTTGGTGTAGCACATTTTACAGCTCACGATGTAGCAGGTATTACTGCGATACAGGTATTCTTTGCGACAATCAGCGGTGTCTGGGCATACCGAAAAGGCGGATACTTAAATAAAACATTAATTGCATATATGGGTATAAGTATCTTAATTGGAAGCTTTGTGGGTGGATTTGGTTCTACACTTCTACCGGAAAGCGGAATTAATATCGTTTATGGAGTCCTAGCATTATTAGCAGTGATAATGATGTTTGTTCCTAAAAAAGGAATCGATGAAATCTCTATGGAACAAGTGAAATTCAATAAGTGGCTTGCAGCATCTCTTGCATTAATTGTGGGGGTTGGCGCAGGAATTGTTGGAGCAGGTGGGGCGTTTTTATTAGTCCCAATTATGCTTGTTGTTTTAAAAATTCCAACAAGAATGACCATTGCTTCTTCTTTAGCGATAACTTTCATTTCTTCAATTGGGGCAACTGTTGGTAAAATATCGACAGGACAGGTAGAGATTATTCCATCTCTCATTATGGTAGTTGCAAGTCTCCTTGCTTCACCATTAGGTGTTAAACTAGGTAAAAAAATGAATACAAAGGTATTACAAGTAATCTTAGGAATCTTGATTTTTTCTACTGCAGTAAAAATTTGGATAGATATTTTATAA
- a CDS encoding sulfurtransferase TusA family protein: protein MNADKILDAKGLACPMPIVKIKKAINELNSGQILEIHTTDKGAKNDLSAWAKSGGHELLNFEEDQEVLKFWIKKG from the coding sequence ATGAATGCAGATAAAATTTTAGATGCTAAAGGTTTAGCATGTCCAATGCCAATCGTAAAAATAAAAAAAGCAATAAATGAACTAAACTCTGGTCAAATATTAGAAATTCATACTACTGATAAAGGTGCCAAGAATGATCTTTCTGCTTGGGCCAAATCCGGTGGACATGAGCTTTTAAATTTTGAAGAAGATCAAGAAGTACTAAAGTTTTGGATTAAAAAAGGTTAA
- a CDS encoding DUF202 domain-containing protein codes for MSKEEIREQEIRQTVDSKYIQQHLANERTYLAWIRTAIAIIGVGFLVTNLHFNMMSSLSPIGDLLANLIGIASVGLGIVTILMATIVYLKKVSTINQQTFTASKKYIITLSIFIIFITVLFGAYFLMF; via the coding sequence ATGAGCAAGGAAGAAATAAGGGAGCAAGAAATTAGACAGACAGTAGATTCAAAATATATTCAACAGCATCTTGCAAATGAACGGACATATTTAGCCTGGATTCGTACCGCTATCGCTATAATAGGTGTCGGCTTTTTAGTAACTAATTTACATTTTAATATGATGTCTAGTCTTTCCCCAATAGGCGATCTTTTAGCAAACTTAATAGGGATCGCTTCTGTAGGACTAGGAATTGTTACTATTCTAATGGCGACAATTGTTTATTTGAAAAAAGTTTCTACTATTAATCAACAAACCTTTACAGCTTCCAAAAAATATATCATAACACTTAGTATCTTCATTATTTTTATTACCGTGTTATTTGGAGCCTACTTTTTAATGTTTTAG
- a CDS encoding sulfurtransferase TusA family protein, translating into MDVNKVLDAKGLACPMPIVKTKKEMATLEPGQVLEIQATDKGSTADLKAWATSTGNQYLGTIEEGDMLKHYLRKASAEEEKSETTHSDVVSLDDLLKKLEGNETVTILDVREPAEYAFGHIPGAINIPLGDLENRFEELNKEDRLHIVCRTGNRSDLAAQQLAGKGFDNVKNVVPGMKDWTGSINKSH; encoded by the coding sequence ATGGATGTCAATAAAGTCTTAGATGCAAAGGGTTTAGCTTGTCCAATGCCTATTGTAAAAACTAAAAAAGAAATGGCTACATTAGAACCTGGTCAGGTATTAGAAATTCAAGCTACGGATAAAGGGTCAACAGCTGATTTAAAAGCATGGGCAACAAGTACTGGGAACCAATACCTTGGAACAATTGAGGAAGGGGATATGCTTAAACATTACCTTCGAAAAGCCAGTGCTGAAGAGGAAAAAAGTGAGACCACGCATTCAGATGTTGTTTCCTTAGATGATTTGTTAAAGAAGCTTGAGGGAAATGAAACAGTAACTATTTTGGATGTTCGAGAGCCAGCTGAGTATGCCTTTGGTCATATACCAGGAGCGATTAATATACCATTAGGTGATTTAGAAAACCGATTTGAGGAACTAAATAAAGAAGATCGTCTTCATATAGTTTGCCGTACTGGTAATCGCAGTGATTTAGCTGCCCAACAACTAGCAGGAAAAGGGTTTGATAATGTAAAGAATGTTGTCCCCGGTATGAAAGACTGGACTGGATCAATTAATAAAAGCCACTAA
- a CDS encoding uroporphyrinogen-III synthase produces MGKALAGKRIVIGGSRKIEEIKSLIEKQGGITLVRSLQGTVFLAEKEVEPDIVEFVKQGADWMVFTTGIGIETMVNIAEKLGFKEEFFSIFRKAKVASRGYKTLAALKKLMITPVVVDEDGTTKGLIHALQNFDFSGKRVMIQLHGETAPELTKFFEDRGAIVQKILPYQYNAPDGESVNRLCHEVQGKHCDAVCFTTATQVRSLFNYAKENGIHKEIVYALNQHVLAVAIGKVTLEALKEEEIKRVLVPEHERIGAMVITLTKYYQNENSI; encoded by the coding sequence ATGGGAAAAGCTCTAGCTGGTAAACGAATTGTCATCGGCGGTTCGCGGAAGATTGAGGAAATAAAATCGTTAATTGAAAAGCAAGGTGGCATTACACTAGTACGTTCTCTTCAGGGGACTGTATTTTTAGCCGAGAAGGAAGTAGAGCCCGATATAGTTGAATTTGTCAAACAAGGTGCAGATTGGATGGTATTTACAACCGGTATTGGCATTGAAACCATGGTCAATATAGCTGAAAAGCTTGGGTTTAAAGAAGAATTTTTTTCTATTTTTCGCAAGGCAAAGGTTGCTTCGAGAGGGTATAAGACACTTGCAGCACTAAAGAAATTAATGATTACGCCAGTGGTCGTCGATGAAGATGGAACGACAAAGGGATTAATTCATGCTCTACAAAACTTTGACTTTTCAGGAAAGAGAGTCATGATTCAGTTACATGGAGAAACTGCTCCGGAATTAACAAAGTTCTTTGAAGACCGTGGTGCAATTGTACAAAAAATTCTTCCCTATCAATACAATGCGCCTGATGGGGAGTCGGTGAATAGATTATGTCATGAAGTGCAGGGTAAACATTGTGATGCAGTATGTTTCACGACGGCCACCCAAGTACGGTCACTTTTTAATTATGCAAAAGAAAATGGTATTCATAAAGAAATAGTTTATGCACTTAATCAACATGTATTAGCAGTTGCAATTGGAAAAGTTACTTTAGAAGCCTTAAAAGAGGAAGAAATTAAACGTGTACTCGTTCCAGAGCACGAAAGAATAGGTGCGATGGTTATCACGCTTACAAAATATTATCAAAATGAAAATTCGATTTAA
- a CDS encoding oxidoreductase: protein MSNQGKTALILGASGLVGKELTKILIQKNTYEKIFLLVRRPIEIIDPVCEPHLVDFNELHNHKELFHVSDVFCCLGTTIKKAKTKEAFRKVDFDYPVEAAKLAYEGGAENFLIITAMGANPKSLFFYNQVKGDVEETLKNMNLPSLHIFRPSLLLGDRGEFRLGEKIAEKASALINVVMVGPLRSYKAIKAKNVAAAMAEVALLNKKGVHIYPSHEIEQLARRKKV, encoded by the coding sequence GTGAGTAATCAAGGGAAAACTGCATTAATCTTAGGTGCTAGTGGGCTTGTAGGAAAGGAATTAACAAAAATACTGATTCAAAAAAATACATATGAAAAAATTTTTTTGTTGGTACGTAGACCTATTGAAATTATCGATCCTGTTTGCGAACCACATTTGGTTGATTTTAATGAGTTACATAACCATAAAGAATTGTTTCATGTTTCAGATGTTTTTTGCTGTTTAGGAACTACAATTAAAAAGGCAAAAACGAAAGAAGCCTTTCGTAAAGTGGATTTTGACTACCCAGTAGAAGCTGCTAAATTAGCTTATGAGGGCGGTGCAGAAAACTTCCTTATAATTACAGCAATGGGTGCTAATCCAAAATCGTTATTTTTTTACAATCAAGTGAAAGGCGACGTGGAGGAAACTCTAAAAAATATGAATTTACCTTCCCTTCATATTTTCCGCCCATCCTTGTTGCTAGGGGATAGAGGTGAATTCCGCTTGGGAGAAAAAATAGCAGAAAAAGCAAGTGCTCTAATTAATGTAGTAATGGTTGGTCCTTTACGAAGTTATAAAGCAATCAAAGCAAAAAATGTTGCTGCTGCAATGGCAGAGGTAGCTCTTTTAAATAAAAAAGGAGTTCATATTTATCCATCACACGAAATAGAACAATTGGCAAGAAGGAAGAAAGTCTAA
- a CDS encoding sulfurtransferase TusA family protein, with protein sequence MEVTKVVDAKGLACPMPIVKTKKAINELEAGQILEIHTTDKGAKNDLSAWAKSLGHELLNHEEEGSVLKFWIKKG encoded by the coding sequence ATGGAAGTAACTAAGGTAGTAGATGCAAAAGGTCTGGCATGTCCTATGCCAATTGTAAAGACAAAAAAAGCAATTAACGAACTTGAGGCTGGTCAAATTTTAGAAATTCATACTACTGATAAAGGTGCAAAAAATGATCTTTCCGCATGGGCAAAATCATTGGGCCATGAATTATTAAATCATGAAGAAGAAGGCAGTGTATTAAAGTTCTGGATTAAAAAGGGATAA
- a CDS encoding sulfurtransferase TusA family protein: protein MTTLKTDLVLDAKGLACPMPIVKTKKAMNGLEAGQVLEVLATDKGSKADIKAWAQSSGHQYLGTIEEGDVLKHYLRKASSNEEAAERKHPHVTSNVELAAKLDANENIVVLDVREAAEYVFNHIPNAISIPLGELDDRVNELSKDAEIFVVCRTGNRSDFAAQKLTEKGFSTVFNVVPGMSEWTGKTTSLNS, encoded by the coding sequence ATGACAACATTAAAAACTGATTTGGTTTTAGATGCAAAAGGATTAGCATGTCCAATGCCGATCGTGAAGACAAAGAAGGCTATGAATGGTTTAGAAGCAGGTCAAGTGTTAGAAGTATTAGCAACTGATAAAGGTTCGAAAGCTGATATTAAGGCTTGGGCTCAAAGTTCAGGTCATCAATATTTAGGAACAATTGAAGAAGGCGATGTGCTTAAACACTACCTTAGAAAAGCTTCTTCTAACGAAGAAGCAGCCGAAAGAAAACATCCGCATGTCACTTCAAATGTTGAACTTGCAGCAAAGTTAGACGCAAATGAAAACATTGTCGTACTCGATGTAAGAGAAGCAGCAGAATATGTGTTTAATCATATTCCAAATGCAATTTCTATTCCTTTGGGTGAATTGGATGACAGAGTAAATGAATTAAGCAAAGATGCTGAAATTTTTGTTGTCTGCCGAACAGGTAATCGAAGTGACTTTGCAGCACAAAAATTAACAGAAAAGGGCTTTAGTACGGTCTTTAATGTAGTACCAGGTATGAGTGAGTGGACTGGTAAAACAACAAGCTTAAACAGTTAA